From Mastacembelus armatus chromosome 9, fMasArm1.2, whole genome shotgun sequence:
aatgtgaataatAGATTGCAAAAGCCTACAGACTAGTCTCTTAAAACCATacatcaaaatgtatttatgctgTAGTACAGATATATGACAGCTGGATGTAAAGGACAACTATCACAAGACTTACTGATTTTGTGTACCAAGTGTATAGGCGTAATGGAGGGTTCCACCTTTCTTTAGGAAACAGTCATGTTGATGGGTCCCCAGCTTGATCTGTCTCTGGCAGACTCCCAgcagatcatcaaacaaaagGTCACTGTCATACACCTCAAGCCTTAATACATCATTCTCATGGGCCTTGAAGTAGTTGAACTCATCCTCCCACCAGGGGTCTGCATCATTTTTGCGAACAGATGTTTTACCCAGAGTGGCAGAGCCACAGAACACCTTTACATAGCCATCTGTGGTTCCCAGGATGTCGGAAGGAAGTTTGGTGGCCCGCAGGTTAAACAGCTTCAGCTGGGCTTCAGCTACA
This genomic window contains:
- the LOC113138973 gene encoding perforin-1-like; the protein is MASSLTFLQLVLCCLTVAEAQLKLFNLRATKLPSDILGTTDGYVKVFCGSATLGKTSVRKNDADPWWEDEFNYFKAHENDVLRLEVYDSDLLFDDLLGVCQRQIKLGTHQHDCFLKKGGTLHYAYTLGTQNQ